The Vibrio penaeicida sequence GACTTCGCTAAGTAAGTTCTCCCAATATCGAGAAATAAAAAACCGACCATGTGGTCGGTTTTTTTGATCTTGTGGAACTACTTTTTACTTATCAACGACAAGTTAGAGATACAGGGCACGCTAAGCTTCACATATAGATAGGCTATGTATATAGACGAGTAGGGATATAGAGAAGCAAGTAAATAGAGGAAGAAAATGACTCCCTCTATTATATGGCTAAACCTTCAGCTACTTACTACGTTTAACCGCCATGTGAGCCAAGGTAACGAGAGCTTGCTTATATTCTGACTCTGGTAGTACGTTGAGCTCTGCAATGGCTTTATCGGCCTCTTGATGAGCAAGACCCGACGTGTATTCCAAAGAAGCCGTATCACGCATCGCTTGCATGATGTCATCAAAGCGCTCCATGCCATTCGATTCTTCAATCGCTTCACGAATCATCGCTCTCTGCGCGTCAGTACCATTTTGCATGGCATATAAAAGAGGCAAGGTTGGTTTGCCTTCCGCAAGGTCATCTCCAACATTTTTACCCATATCTTTGCCGTCGGATGTGTAATCCATAACGTCGTCAATGAGCTGGAATGCAGTGCCTAAGTATTTTCCATAGTTCTGCATTGCCTTTTCGACTTCTGGAGAAGCATCAGTCAAAATCGCTCCAATCTGAGTTGCAGCTTCAAACAAACGTGCTGTTTTTGAATAGATGACCTGCATATAGCTTTCTTCAGTTGTATCAGGGTCATTACAATTCATTAATTGCTGTACTTCTCCTTCAGCAATAATGTTGACCGCATCACTCATTAATTCGAGGATCTCCATGGATCCAAGTTTCGTCATCATCTGAAAAGAGCGCGTATAAATAAAGTCTCCCACAAGTACACTGGCTGCATTTCCAAACGCTGCATTGGCGGTGGCCTTGCCACGACGCATATCTGATTCATCAACAACGTCGTCGTGTAATAAAGTGGCAGTGTGAATGAATTCAATAAAGGCTGCAGCGGTGGTATGGCTATTACCTTCATAGCCCAGTGCGCGAGCAGACAATACAGCAAGTAGCGGACGAATACGTTTGCCGCCACCACTTACAATATAAAATCCTAGTTGGTTAATTAAACTCACATCAGAGTTAAGTTGAGCAAGGATGGTTTCGTTCACTTTTGCCATATCATCGGCTGTGAGCGCTTGGATAGCTTTAAAATCCATTGTTCTTCCGGCTGAGGTTATACCCTATAAGGCTTAATGATTTTTATTAATTGCTGAATATTACACTAAAAATCGTTGCGAAATACATTATCTAACGGCATGATTGGCACACTTTTCTTTGGCGATTAGCTTTTCGCCAATTTTTTAAAAATATGGCTTGTCATGGGGATAGCCTTTCTGTAGAATCTGCGCCCTATTGATGATTAGTTTAGCGCACACCCAAATTGCTCACATAGCATAGGCTGTGCGGAAAAAGCGGAGTAAAATATGTACGCTGTTTTCCAATCTGGTGGTAAACAACACCGTGTAAGCGAAGGTCAAACTCTTCGTTTAGAAAAATTAGACGTTGAAACTGGCGCAACTGTTGAGTTCGACAAAGTTCTTCTTGTAGCTAACGGCGAAGAAATCGCTGTTGGTGCTCCTCTTGTAGAGGGTGGCAAGGTAACTGCTGAAGTGGTTAAGCACGGTCGTGGCGATAAAGTTAAAATCGTTAAGTTCCGTCGTCGTAAGCACTCTCGTAAGCAACAAGGCCATCGTCAGTGGTTCACTGAAGTGAAAATCACTGGCATCAACGCTTAATAGATATTAGGAGAGTTTAACAATGGCACACAAAAAAGCTGGCGGTTCTACTCGTAACGGCCGCGATTCAGAAAGCAAACGTCTTGGTGTTAAGCGTTTCGGTGGTGAATCTGTTCTTGCAGGTAACATCATTGTTCGTCAACGTGGTACTAAGTTCCACGCTGGCACTAACGTTGGTATCGGTAAAGACCACACTCTTTTCGCTCTTACTGAAGGTAAAGTGAAATTTGAAGTTAAAGGTCCTAAAAACCGTAAATTCGTTAG is a genomic window containing:
- the ispB gene encoding octaprenyl diphosphate synthase, which encodes MDFKAIQALTADDMAKVNETILAQLNSDVSLINQLGFYIVSGGGKRIRPLLAVLSARALGYEGNSHTTAAAFIEFIHTATLLHDDVVDESDMRRGKATANAAFGNAASVLVGDFIYTRSFQMMTKLGSMEILELMSDAVNIIAEGEVQQLMNCNDPDTTEESYMQVIYSKTARLFEAATQIGAILTDASPEVEKAMQNYGKYLGTAFQLIDDVMDYTSDGKDMGKNVGDDLAEGKPTLPLLYAMQNGTDAQRAMIREAIEESNGMERFDDIMQAMRDTASLEYTSGLAHQEADKAIAELNVLPESEYKQALVTLAHMAVKRSK
- the rpmA gene encoding 50S ribosomal protein L27, with amino-acid sequence MAHKKAGGSTRNGRDSESKRLGVKRFGGESVLAGNIIVRQRGTKFHAGTNVGIGKDHTLFALTEGKVKFEVKGPKNRKFVSIESE
- the rplU gene encoding 50S ribosomal protein L21 produces the protein MYAVFQSGGKQHRVSEGQTLRLEKLDVETGATVEFDKVLLVANGEEIAVGAPLVEGGKVTAEVVKHGRGDKVKIVKFRRRKHSRKQQGHRQWFTEVKITGINA